From a single Punica granatum isolate Tunisia-2019 unplaced genomic scaffold, ASM765513v2 Contig00165, whole genome shotgun sequence genomic region:
- the LOC116190107 gene encoding uncharacterized protein LOC116190107, with the protein MRRSRSAELLPLDPEIERTLHRLRRENRRREELQVVEMADDDINRQIQGAARALRDYAVPTIMGSAIRRPTIPANNFELKPALIQMVQSNQFGGYPNESPDEHIAGFLQYCNTVKMNNVTDDVIRLQLFPFSLRDKARAWFNSLPQESITTWADLSSKFLRRFFPPARTARLRNEITNFTKFNGESLYEAWERFKEAIRKCPHHGLPDNLLIEVFYLSLDDTLRSLVDAAAGGALMGKNYDEASALIEEMASSAHNWQNERSKSRVASVNDMDTIANLTTQISALTTQVSKLTSAHSFNTNQVAFCELCSGPHSTLECMSGNPSASPNGEQVNFVNNFQRSNQGPYSNTYNPGWRNHPNFSWRNENNALKPPPGFQKQGPAQNAPPQQSQSRMEELMLSYMQKTDTMLQNQQATIRNLEGQISQISQQLSNRPSGSLPSNTEENPKGVNAIMLRSGKELEIVNRKAQTQEESPEKDKGKQKVEEPRQKSLGVKPYVPPVPFPGRLKQQQLDAQFAKFLDVFKKLQINIPFAEALQQMPSYARFMKDLLTKKRKFDGSEPVMLTGECSMILQKDLPNLPRKQRDQGSFTVPCTIGNFHFENVLIDSGARVSNIQRVLLRMSW; encoded by the exons ATGCGCAGGAGTAGAAGTGCTGAACTTCTACCATTAGATCCTGAGATAGAGCGCACCTTGCATCGGTTGAGAAGAGAGaacagaagaagggaagaattgCAGGTAGTTGAGATGGCAGATGATGACATCAACCGCCAAATACAGGGTGCTGCCAGAGCACTTCGAGACTATGCAGTACCTACTATTATGGGTTCTGCGATCAGAAGGCCCACTATTCCAGCTAATAACTTTGAACTGAAGCCAGCACTCATCCAGATGGTTCAATCAAATCAGTTTGGAGGATATCCCAACGAGAGTCCTGATGAGCATATTGCAGGATTCCTCCAATACTGTAACACGGTAAAGATGAATAATGTCACTGATGATGTTATTAGATTAcagctttttcctttctcgctTAGGGATAAAGCGAGAGCCTGGTTCAATTCACTGCCACAAGAGTCCATCACCACCTGGGCCGACCTTTCATCTAAGTTTCTTAGGAGATTTTTCCCACCAGCTAGGACTGCAAGATTGAGGAACGAAATCACTAACTTCACCAAGTTCAATGGTGAATCACTTTATGAGgcatgggagagattcaaggaGGCAATCAGAAAGTGCCCACATCACGGATTGCCAGATAATCTCCTAATTGAGGTCTTCTATCTTAGCCTGGATGATACATTGAGGTCTCTAGTAGATGCTGCAGCAGGAGGCGCACTGATGGGTAAGAATTATGATGAAGCAAGTGCTTTGATAGAAGAGATGGCCTCCAGTGCACATAATTGGCAGaatgaaagaagtaaatcaaGAGTGGCATCAGTCAATGACATGGACACTATTGCTAATTTGACAACCCAGATTTCAGCTCTCACTACCCAGGTAAGTAAACTCACCTCAGCACATTCTTTTAATACTAATCAGGTTGCTTTTTGTGAGTTGTGTTCAGGACCACATTCGACtcttgaatgcatgtctggAAATCCCTCGGCTTCACCCAATGGAGAGCAAGTGAACTTTGTCAACAACTTCCAACGGAGTAATCAAGGGCCTTATTCGAACACTTACAATCCCGGGTGGCGTAATCATCCTaatttctcatggaggaaTGAGAATAATGCACTTAAACCGCCACCTGGATTCCAAAAGCAAGGCCCTGCTCAGAATGCTCCACCTCAGCAAAGTCAGTCGAGAATGGAAGAGCTCATGTTGAGCTATATGCAAAAGACTGACACCATGCTACAGAATCAACAAGCCACTATTCGAAACCTAGAGGGTCAGATTAGTCAGATTTCTCAGCAATTGAGTAATAGACCATCAGGGTCTTTACCCAGCAACACTGAAGAGAACCCCAAGGGTGTCAATGCTATAATGCTGAGGAGTGGCAAGGAATTGGAAATAGTCAATAGAAAAGCTCAAACTCAGGAGGAGAGTCCGGAGAAAGACAAAGGTAAGCAAAAGGTGGAGGAACCAAGGCAGAAGTCACTAGGGGTGAAACCGTATGTTCCTCCTGTCCCTTTTCCAGGAAGATTGAAGCAACAACAGTTGGACGCCCAATTTGCTAAATTCCTAGATGTTTTTAAAAAGCTGCAAATCAACATTCCATTTGCAGAAGCACTCCAGCAGATGCCTTCATATGCTAGATTCATGAAGGATCTGCTCACTAAAAAGAGGAAGTTTGATGGGAGTGAGCCTGTGATGCTTACAGGAGAGTGTTCTATGATTCTCCAAAAGGACTTGCCTAACTTACCACGCAAACAAAGAGATCAGGGGAGTTTCACTGTTCCTTGTACTATagggaattttcattttgagaacGTTCTTATTGATTCAGGtgcaa GAGTATCAAATATCCAAAGGGTATTGTTGAGAATGTCCTGGTGA